Proteins from a genomic interval of Syngnathus typhle isolate RoL2023-S1 ecotype Sweden linkage group LG15, RoL_Styp_1.0, whole genome shotgun sequence:
- the arhgef12b gene encoding rho guanine nucleotide exchange factor 12 isoform X3, with product MSGIQTTLTDRTPNILNKESPERKSKNDKCSVSVKQEFDPTGLVQRCVIIQRDENGFGLTVSGDNPVFVQLVKEDGAAMRAGVQTGDRIIKVNGTLVTHSNHTEVVKLIKSGSYVALTVLGRPPGLPQMQLEDDDTVDEEEECGSDQSLQNSPGGERRGSATCSHETRSLPGGDGSVGSRNTETEECDGGASSPGDDVSDGLGSNNISDTDVRRIAASPPYLLNPQIIGAEDDYFDSQQEQMNGQCGCFQSIDSLKCRPAHLAVFLHHVVSQFDPAPLLCFLYADIHKQTNSKESRRFFMEFHSLFVDRTANLKVSVPDAIAAELEKRRLELIPEEVCKQYTQTLQDSLMPDLHKNLDDFRQKRSMGLTLAEDELSRLDADAGKEPPAWERECSCAEHILVKIEDILLTSQPSEEEKCQAMQYVILTYMKHLGVKVKEPRGLEHKRARINFLPKIKKSIKPDKEGEEKVKKPRFPNILVPPRRLSRVDSTSVGKAAAAAEVNKQRSPKLLSQAAFGVPEPPDLSPSNFGRIRGNHLSEGSDVLSAWSTHSSPTATPSDAGGGGNDSDSNMSPFCTQPRAGELLMCGERQDGACSPTAMQFDFSPSNLEHLQEEGDQDNFRMEVTSAADVPSEDEHACEAASEDDPLNWQSLVSRDVLAALPPQEIKRQEVINELFYTERAHLHMLKVLHGVFYQRLSGDAILAPDELHSIFTNLEDIIQLHVSFTEQMAAVRKRSETSVIGQIGEDLLAWFSGEEEAKIRQAVATFCSNQPSALELIKSKKKKDQRFALFMRAAESNRLCRRLQLKDIIPVEMQRATKYPLLLDKIAKYTEDEDEADKVRKAGECCRQILNHVNQAVKEAENKQRLLDYQRRLDISSLKPNENPLIAELRNLDLTKRKMVHEGPLSWKVNKDKRIDLCTLLLEDVLVLLQKQDERLLLKFHSKSAASAADSKLSFSPVVKLGTVLVRPVATNKKSFFVLSMSENGPQIYELTAQSASDQRTWQCLITQCADAIKAKSHDSRMAATPAQSEQDAIEIINCEMDKPSKDSTNSSGISSGSSDIPPTTNPFEGMKSEDEDEDEEREDEAGAASADDRCEDEEKEEEEGEIDEEEAFPNRDEEAPASSSSLGSPSSASKAEEALQTLVLLKQLVFKHMTDEEKTPHEPTSSPGEGPDGAAGQNCPIDDARIEQNGAVDPGGGLEDDGDGVDAVDMSKLLSSENGGRPNRSRRLMTHMRLLQADLQYLKEVELKYNELLGTLPVDTPGDSDNDGLR from the exons GACCCCAAATATTCTCAACAAGGAGAGTCCGGAGAGGAAATCAAAGAACGACAAATGCTCCGTCTCAGTCAAACAGGAGTTTGACCCCACCG GCCTGGTCCAACGGTGCGTGATAATCCAGAGAGATGAAAATGGTTTTGGGCTGACAGTGAGCGGGGACAACCCTGTGTTTGTGCAGCTGGTCAAGGAAG ATGGAGCTGCCATGCGTGCCGGCGTCCAAACTGGCGACAGAATCATTAAG GTTAACGGGACCTTGGTGACGCATTCAAATCACACGGAGGTTGTCAAGCTGATCAAAT CCGGTTCCTACGTAGCCCTCACGGTGCTGGGCAGACCTCCGGGTCTTCCTCAGATGCAGCTGGAAGACGACGACACGgtggatgaggaggaagagtgCGGCAGCGACCAATCGCTGCAAAATTCACCGGGAGGGGAGCGCCGCGGCAGCGCCACCTGTAGCCATGAAACACGCTCGCTGCCTGGCGGG GATGGATCCGTAGGCTCCAGGAACACCGAAACCGAAGAGTGTGACGGAGGGGCGTCGTCGCCGGGGGACGACGTTAGCGACGGGCTGGGTAGCAACAACATTTCG GACACGGACGTCCGGCGCATCGCGGCTAGCCCGCCGTACCTTCTCAACCCGCAGATCATCGGCGCGGAAGACGACTACTTTGATTCGCAGCAAGAACAG ATGAACGGCCAGTGCGGTTGCTTTCAGAGCATCGACTCGCTCAAGTGTCGGCCTGCCCATCTCGCCGTTTTCCTCCATCACGTCGTTTCGCAGTTTGACCCCGCCCCTTTG CTGTGTTTCTTATACGCCGACATCCACAAACAAACCAACTCGAAAGAAAGCCGACGATTCTTTATGGAATTTCACTCCCTCTTTGTGGATCGAACGGCG AATCTGAAAGTCTCCGTGCCAGATGCCATCGCAGCTGAACTcg AGAAGCGCAGGCTGGAGTTAATCCCAGAGGAGGTGTGCAAGCAGTACACGCAAACCTTACAGGACTCGCTGATGCCGGACCTGCACAAGAACCTGGACGACTTCAG ACAGAAGCGCAGCATGGGGCTGACCCTGGCGGAGGACGAGTTGTCCAGGTTGGACGCCGACGCGGGCAAAGAGCCGCCGGCTTGGGAGAGGGAATGCTCGTGTGCCGAACACATTCTCGTCAAGATCGAGGACATCCT ATTAACATCTCAACCCTCTGAGGAGGAGAAATG CCAAGCGATGCAGTACGTCATCCTGACCTACATGAAGCACCTGGGCGTAAAAGTCAAGGAGCCTCGTGGCCTGGAACACAAGCGAGCGCGAATCAACTTCCTGCCCAAGATTAAG AAGAGCATCAAGCCCGACAAGGAAGGCGAGGAGAAAGTGAAAAAGCCTCGTTTTCCAAACATCTTGGTCCCGCCGCGCCGTCTGAGCAGAGTGGACTCTACTTCAG TGggcaaggcggcggcggcggcggaggtgaACAAGCAGCGTTCCCCCAAGCTGCTCTCCCAGGCGGCTTTCGGCGTCCCCGAGCCGCCCGACCTGTCCCCTTCGAATTTCGGAAGGATCCGCGGGAATCACCTCAGCGAGGGTTCCGACGTTTTGAGCGCCTGGTCCACGCACAGCTCGCCCACGGCGACGCCCTCCGACGCCGGTGGCGGCGGGAACGACTCGGACAGCA ACATGTCACCGTTCTGCACCCAGCCCCGAGCGGGCGAGCTTTTGATGTGCGGCGAGCGGCAAGATGGCGCCTGCAGCCCCACCGCTATGCAGTTTGACTTCAGTCCTTCCAACTTGGAGCACTTACAGGAGGAGGGAGACCAAGACAACTTCAG GATGGAGGTGACGAGCGCGGCGGACGTGCCGAGCGAGGACGAGCACGCGTGCGAGGCGGCGAGCGAGGACGATCCGCTCAACTGGCAGAGCCTGGTGAGCCGCGATGTTCTGGCCGCGCTGCCGCCGCAGGAGATCAAGAGGCAGGAAGTCATCAACG AGTTGTTCTACACGGAACGGGCCCACTTACACATGCTGAAGGTGTTGCACGGCGTGTTCTACCAGCGGCTCAGCGGGGATGCCATCTTGGCGCCGGACGAGCTCCACAGCATCTTCACCAACCTGGAGGACATCATTCAGTTGCACG TTTCCTTCACGGAGCAAATGGCCGCCGTCAGAAAGAGGAGCGAGACGTCCGTCATCGGTCAGATCGGCGAGGATCTCTTGGCTTGG TTTAGCGGCGAGGAAGAGGCGAAGATCAGACAGGCGGTGGCCACCTTCTGCAGTAATCAACCATCTGCGCTGGAGCTCatcaagagcaagaagaagaaggaccAGAGATTCGCCTTGTTCATGCGG GCGGCCGAGAGCAACCGGCTGTGTCGGCGCCTGCAGCTGAAGGACATCATTCCCGTGGAAATGCAGCGAGCCACCAAGTACCCGCTTCTCTTGGACAAGATTGCCAAGTACACCG AGGACGAGGACGAGGCGGACAAGGTGAGAAAAGCCGGTGAATGCTGCAGGCAGATTCTCAACCACGTGAACCAGGCGGTCAAAGAGGCTGAGAACAAGCAG AGGCTGCTGGACTACCAGAGACGCTTGGACATCTCCTCGCTCAAACCCAACGAGAACCCGCTCATCGCCGAGCTGCGG AATCTGGACCTGACCAAGAGGAAGATGGTCCACGAGGGACCGCTCTCCTGGAAGGtcaacaaagacaaaagaaTCG ATCTGTGCACGCTCCTGCTGGAGGACGTCCTGGTCCTGCTGCAGAAGCAGGACGAGCGCCTGCTGCTCAAGTTCCACAGCAAGAGCGCGGCGAGCGCCGCCGACTCCAAGCTCAGCTTCAGCCCCGTCGTCAAACTCGGCACCGTGCTCGTCAGACCCGTCGCCACCA ACAAAAAGTCCTTCTTCGTGCTGTCCATGTCGGAAAACGGGCCACAGATCTACGAGCTGACAGCTCAGAGCGCGTCCGACCAGAGGAC GTGGCAGTGTCTCATCACGCAGTGCGCCGACGCCATCAAGGCAAAATCACACGACAGCCGCATGGCTGCCACGCCCGCTCA AAGTGAGCAAGACGCTATTGAGATCATCAATTGTGAGATGGACAAGCCCAGCAAAGACAGCACCAACTCGTCAG GTATCTCCTCAGGGTCATCGGACATTCCCCCCACGACAAACCCCTTTGAGGGCATGAAGTCGGAGGACGAAGATGAGGACGAGGAGAGGGAGGACGAGGCGGGAGCGGCGTCCGCCGACGACAGATGTGAAGACgaagagaaagaagaagaggaaggcgaGATAGACGAGGAAGAGGCCTTCCCGAACCGAGACGAGGAGGCGCCCGCTTCGTCCTCCTCTCTGGGCTCTCCGTCGTCCGCCTCCAAAGCCGAAGAGGCTCTGCAGACGC TGGTGCTGCTGAAGCAGCTCGTCTTCAAGCACATGACGGATGAGGAGAAGACCCCGCACGAGCCCACCTCTTCGCCTGGCGAAGGTCCAGACGGCGCCGCGGGGCAAAACTGCCCCATCGACGACGCCCGGATTGAACAGAATG GCGCGGTCGATCCGGGCGGCGGATTGGAGGACGACGGGGACGGCGTGGACGCGGTGGACATGAGCAAGCTCCTGTCGTCGGAGAACGGCGGGCGACCGAACCGCAGCAGACGTCTAATGACGCACATGCGCCTCTTGCAAGCGGACCTGCAGTACCTCAAA GAAGTGGAGCTGAAGTACAACGAGCTGCTCGGGACGCTGCCGGTTGACACGCCGGGCGACTCGGACAACG ACGGGCTTCGCTGA